In Quercus robur chromosome 10, dhQueRobu3.1, whole genome shotgun sequence, a genomic segment contains:
- the LOC126704330 gene encoding probable adenylate kinase 7, mitochondrial, protein MIELRRSSATKAAAITAAPLLCRLTDFFVSRFHSNSATAAQPQPDSDSDDDYYSSSDSNYYYYNNRKPPRRYGPNPMSSDSEAFARVRSKDLEASRSPSHFHFYPRLSRPQPSLFSLQQIANAVNGGAIVPEDILFRLLSKRLEDGYSQGESGFILDGIPRSRIQAEILDRLGKIDLVVNFKSMEDSFMKHHGEGTSRERIERYAKQSKALEDYYRKQQKLLEFQVDSSPGANWPRLLAALHLKHIVAARTSHKLNTGIDRR, encoded by the exons ATGATCGAACTACGCCGCAGCAGCGCCACCAAAGCCGCCGCAATAACGGCGGCGCCGCTACTCTGCCGACTCACGGACTTCTTTGTGAGCCGATTCCACTCCAACTCCGCCACAGCAGCTCAGCCACAACCCGACTCCGACTCCGACGACGATTACTACTCCTCCTCCGACTCcaactactactactacaacAACCGCAAGCCGCCGCGTCGTTACGGTCCAAATCCAATGTCGTCGGACTCGGAGGCCTTT GCACGTGTTCGCTCAAAGGATCTCGAAGCTTCTAGAAGTCCCTCGCATTTCCATTTCTACCCTCGTCTGTCAAGACCTCAACCCTCGCTCTTCTCTCTACAACAG ATTGCAAATGCTGTCAATGGCGGAGCCATAGTACCGGAGGATATACTATTTCGGCTGTTGTCAAAGAGGTTGGAAGATGGGTATTCCCAAGGTGAAAGTGGGTTTATACTGGATGGAATTCCTCGTTCAAGAATCCAGGCT GAGATCCTTGACCGACTTGGCAAGATTGATCTGGTTGTGAATTTCAAATCCATGGAGGATAGCTTCATGAAGCACCATGGAG AGGGTACCTCAAGGGAAAGAATCGAACGGTATGCAAAGCAG AGCAAGGCACTGGAAGATTATTACAGGAAACAGCAAAAGCTTCTTGAGTTTCAAGTTGACAGTTCACCTGGGGCGAATTGGCCTAGGCTTTTGGCTGCTTTACATCTGAAACATATAGTTGCTGCCCGCACTTCACATAAACTCAATACAGGGATCGATCGGCGTTAG
- the LOC126701748 gene encoding argininosuccinate synthase, chloroplastic isoform X1, which translates to MAQLKAISSCSPTSLAFQVPKRESLQFNDKVSCPRKLSSASELVARTSELHGHAVATISNGSKITKFRKNQVIQAVLQSNREMEISEATKGSGLRGKLNKVVLAYSGGLDTSVIVPWLRENYGCDVVCFTADVGQGVGELEGLEAKAKASGASQLVVKDLKEEFVRDFIFPCLRAGAIYERKYLLGTSMARPVIAKAMVDIAKEVGADAVAHGCTGKGNDQVRFELTFFALNPKLNVVAPWREWDITGREDAIEYAKKHNVPVPVTKKSIYSRDRNLWHLSHEGDILEDPANEPKKDMYMLTVDPEEAPDKPEYIEIGIESGLPVSVNGKVLSPASLLTELNEIGGKHGIGRIDMVENRLVGMKSRGVYETPGGTILFEAVQGLESLTIDRESMQLKDSLALKYAELVYAGRWFDPLRESMDAFMEKITETTTGSVTLKLYKGSVSVASRKSPYSLYRQDISSFESSQIYDQADAAGFIRLYGLPMRVRSMLKQGM; encoded by the exons atGGCTCAGCTCAAAGCTATTTCTTCATGCTCACCCACCAGCCTTGCTTTTCAAGTACCAAAGCGAG AGTCATTGCAGTTTAATGACAAAGTAAGCTGCCCAAGGAAGTTGTCTTCAGCATCCGAG TTGGTGGCTAGAACGAGTGAGCTCCATGGTCATGCTGTTGCTACTATTAGTAATGGTAGCAAAATAACTAAGTTTCGTAAAAATCAAG TTATTCAAGCAGTTTTGCAGAGTAATAGAGAGATGGAAATTTCTGAAGCTACAAAAGGTTCAGGGTTGCGTGGCAAATTGAATAAGGTTGTTCTAGCTTATAGTGGTGGCTTAGACACATCAGTCATAGTCCCATGGCTAAG GGAGAACTATGGCTGTGATGTTGTTTGCTTCACTGCTGATGTTGGTCAG GGTGTTGGGGAATTGGAAGGGTTGGAAGCAAAGGCTAAAGCCAGTGGGGCTTCTCAGTTAGTGGTGAAGGACTTGAAGGAGGAATTTGTAcgagattttatttttccttgctTGAGAGCTGGTGCAATTTATGAGAGGAAATATTTGCTGGGAACCTCGATGGCTCGCCCTGTTATTGCAAAA GCCATGGTGGATATTGCCAAAGAAGTAGGAGCTGATGCTGTCGCTCATGGATGCACTGGAAAAGGAAATGATCAG GTTCGCTTTGAGCTCACATTCTTTGCTCTGAATCCCAAGCTAAATGTTGTGGCTCCTTGGAGGGAATGGGATATTACAGGGAGAGAAGATGCTATTGAATACGCTAAGAAGCATAATGTACCTGTACCAGTAACAAAGAAATCCATATACAGCAGGGATAGGAACCTATGGCACCTTAGCCATGAG GGTGACATTTTGGAAGACCCAGCAAACGAACCTAAGAAGGATATGTACATGTTGACTGTGGACCCAGAAGAGGCACCTGACAAACCCGA ATATATTGAAATTGGGATAGAGTCGGGTCTTCCTGTTTCAGTTAATGGGAAGGTGCTTTCGCCTGCATCTCTTCTTACTGAACTCAACGAGATTGGTGGAAAGCATGGAATTGGCCGAATTGACATGGTTGAAAACCGATTAGTTGGTATGAAGAGCCGTGGAGTCTATGAAACTCCTGGTGGGACAATCCTCTTCGAGGCTGTACAGGGGTTGGAGTCTTTAACAATTGATCGAGAAAGCATGCAACTTAAAGATTCACTTGCACTCAAGTATGCTGAGCTAGTTTATGCAGGCAGATGGTTTGACCCACTTCGCGAGTCAATGGATGCATTTATGGAAAAAATCACTGAGACTACAACAGGTTCAGTTACACTCAAACTATACAAAGGTTCAGTTTCTGTAGCTAGCCGTAAGAGCCCTTATAGCCTGTATAGGCAAGATATTTCATCTTTTGAGAGCAGCCAGATTTATGATCAGGCCGATGCTGCTGGGTTTATTCGGCTTTATGGTCTTCCAATGAGGGTTCGATCAATGCTCAAGCAGGGCATGTGA
- the LOC126701748 gene encoding argininosuccinate synthase, chloroplastic isoform X2 → MEISEATKGSGLRGKLNKVVLAYSGGLDTSVIVPWLRENYGCDVVCFTADVGQGVGELEGLEAKAKASGASQLVVKDLKEEFVRDFIFPCLRAGAIYERKYLLGTSMARPVIAKAMVDIAKEVGADAVAHGCTGKGNDQVRFELTFFALNPKLNVVAPWREWDITGREDAIEYAKKHNVPVPVTKKSIYSRDRNLWHLSHEGDILEDPANEPKKDMYMLTVDPEEAPDKPEYIEIGIESGLPVSVNGKVLSPASLLTELNEIGGKHGIGRIDMVENRLVGMKSRGVYETPGGTILFEAVQGLESLTIDRESMQLKDSLALKYAELVYAGRWFDPLRESMDAFMEKITETTTGSVTLKLYKGSVSVASRKSPYSLYRQDISSFESSQIYDQADAAGFIRLYGLPMRVRSMLKQGM, encoded by the exons ATGGAAATTTCTGAAGCTACAAAAGGTTCAGGGTTGCGTGGCAAATTGAATAAGGTTGTTCTAGCTTATAGTGGTGGCTTAGACACATCAGTCATAGTCCCATGGCTAAG GGAGAACTATGGCTGTGATGTTGTTTGCTTCACTGCTGATGTTGGTCAG GGTGTTGGGGAATTGGAAGGGTTGGAAGCAAAGGCTAAAGCCAGTGGGGCTTCTCAGTTAGTGGTGAAGGACTTGAAGGAGGAATTTGTAcgagattttatttttccttgctTGAGAGCTGGTGCAATTTATGAGAGGAAATATTTGCTGGGAACCTCGATGGCTCGCCCTGTTATTGCAAAA GCCATGGTGGATATTGCCAAAGAAGTAGGAGCTGATGCTGTCGCTCATGGATGCACTGGAAAAGGAAATGATCAG GTTCGCTTTGAGCTCACATTCTTTGCTCTGAATCCCAAGCTAAATGTTGTGGCTCCTTGGAGGGAATGGGATATTACAGGGAGAGAAGATGCTATTGAATACGCTAAGAAGCATAATGTACCTGTACCAGTAACAAAGAAATCCATATACAGCAGGGATAGGAACCTATGGCACCTTAGCCATGAG GGTGACATTTTGGAAGACCCAGCAAACGAACCTAAGAAGGATATGTACATGTTGACTGTGGACCCAGAAGAGGCACCTGACAAACCCGA ATATATTGAAATTGGGATAGAGTCGGGTCTTCCTGTTTCAGTTAATGGGAAGGTGCTTTCGCCTGCATCTCTTCTTACTGAACTCAACGAGATTGGTGGAAAGCATGGAATTGGCCGAATTGACATGGTTGAAAACCGATTAGTTGGTATGAAGAGCCGTGGAGTCTATGAAACTCCTGGTGGGACAATCCTCTTCGAGGCTGTACAGGGGTTGGAGTCTTTAACAATTGATCGAGAAAGCATGCAACTTAAAGATTCACTTGCACTCAAGTATGCTGAGCTAGTTTATGCAGGCAGATGGTTTGACCCACTTCGCGAGTCAATGGATGCATTTATGGAAAAAATCACTGAGACTACAACAGGTTCAGTTACACTCAAACTATACAAAGGTTCAGTTTCTGTAGCTAGCCGTAAGAGCCCTTATAGCCTGTATAGGCAAGATATTTCATCTTTTGAGAGCAGCCAGATTTATGATCAGGCCGATGCTGCTGGGTTTATTCGGCTTTATGGTCTTCCAATGAGGGTTCGATCAATGCTCAAGCAGGGCATGTGA
- the LOC126703448 gene encoding protein ROOT INITIATION DEFECTIVE 3-like encodes MDKDKEALVVCSDKSMGIGITIWDMDTGDHLLHIPTCASPSHGLVCLRKQFLVASQIHKHGSVGGGAIFTWALNKPQSPLRSYPVEAIGSLSSTKDGLYLAGGALSGNAYLWEIANGRLLKTWHAHHKSLNCLLFSNDDSLLISGSDDGMICVWSVISLLDTEDSGSLHSLLHYSSEHKSCITGLLTTSGSSISVLVSSSLDGTCKVWDFVSGRLIQTQVYPLAITAIALHPEEQFLFCGSVDGRIFVNKLDVGLLEEQFLVAEAQPVVLNGHNGAMTALTFSESGLISASEDCTICMWDVVNQVIIRRFNHGKGAVTNMTVIPQSSLLSISKNHRVSNQFHVSLLEKFPQPANSFKGTLNLFSLGHSSEEKQTSLDFQSTDSLQQHISDLEKKRTPAAVQVKVETCIENRMWATRMTKHVMEMNKHLQSRLLDLMECRLFWSTQIDSPTCKKRKMLKAESSILEGEEEP; translated from the exons ATGGATAAGGATAAGGAGGCTTTGGTGGTTTGCAGTGACAAGAGCATGGGAATAGGCATAACAATATGGGATATGGACACCGGGGATCATCTTCTTCACATACCAACTTGTGCTTCACCTTCTCATGGGCTTGTGTGCTTGAGAAAGCAGTTCCTTGTAGCTTCTCAGATTCACAAACATGGGTCTGTTGGTGGGGGAGCTATCTTCACATGGGCATTGAATAAG CCTCAGTCACCTCTTCGGAGTTACCCAGTGGAGGCCATTGGGTCACTTTCTAGCACAAAGGATGGCCTATATCTTGCAGGTGGGGCGCTTTCTGGAAATGCTTATCTTTGGGAG ATTGCCAATGGAAGATTGCTCAAGACTTGGCATGCTCATCACAAATCTTtaaattgcttgctgttttCCAATGATGATTCTCTTCTCATTTCCGGGTCAGATGATGGTATGATCTGTGTTTGGTCTGTAATTAG TTTGCTAGACACGGAGGATTCTGGAAGCTTGCATTCTTTGTTACACTATTCATCAGAGCATAAATCTTGTATTACTGGCCTATTGACCACATCAGGAAGCTCAATTTCAGTTTTAGTATCAAGCTCCCTCGATGGCACCTGCAAG GTTTGGGATTTTGTCTCAGGAAGGCTTATACAAACTCAAGTGTATCCACTAGCAATAACTGCAATTGCTCTTCACCCAGAAGAGCAATTCTTATTCTGTGGAAGTGTAGATGGAAGAATTTTTGTCAACAAGCTTGATGTTGGACTGTTGGAGGAACAATTCCTTGTTGCAGAAGCCCAACCAGTTGTGCTAAATGGACACAA TGGAGCCATGACTGCATTGACCTTCAGTGAATCGGGTCTGATATCTGCATCTGAGGACTGCACCATTTGCATGTGGGATGTAGTCAACCAGGTGATTATCCGAAGATTCAATCATGGAAAAG GGGCAGTAACTAATATGACAGTGATTCCGCAGTCCTCACTGCTTTCTATATCAAAAAATCATAGAGTTTCAAACCAGTTCCATGTTTCATTACTTGAAAAGTTTCCTCAGCCAGCCAACTCATTCAAGGGAACACTCAATCTCTTTTCCTTAGGTCATTCCTCTGAAGAAAAGCAGACTTCCCTTGACTTCCAAAGCACTGATTCATTGCAGCAGCATATATCTGATTTGGAG AAAAAACGAACACCAGCAGCTGTGCAAGTGAAGGTGGAAACTTGTATAGAGAATCGGATGTGGGCCACAAGAATGACAAAGCATGTCATGGAGATGAATAAGCATTTGCAATCACGTTTGCTTGACTTGATGGAGTGCAGATTGTTTTGGTCTACTCAAATTGACTCACCCACATGTAAAAAGAGAAAGATGCTCAAGGCTGAGAGTTCAATTCTGGAGGGGGAGGAGGAACCATAG
- the LOC126702579 gene encoding cycloeucalenol cycloisomerase translates to MGGVKPGTGTGQNLWLATDPSKRWGELFFLFYTPFWLILCLGIVVPYKLYESFTELEYLLLGLVSAVPSFLIPMLFVGKADSFLPLKDRYWVKASLWIILFSYVGNYFWTHYFFTVLGASYTFPSWKMNNVPHTTFLLTHACFLFYHVTSNMTLRRLRHSIADLPEKIQWIFEAAWILALSYFIAYLETLAISNFPYYQFVDRASMYKIGSLFYAIYFIVSFPMFLRIDEKPSKPWDLPRVAVDALGAAMLVTIILDLWRLFLGPIVPVSDSKQCLQPGLPWFPGHAIET, encoded by the exons ATGGGCG GTGTGAAACCGGGTACGGGTACGGGTCAGAATTTGTGGCTGGCTACTGACCCGAGCAAGAGATGGGGCGagctcttcttcctcttctacaCTCCTTTCTGGCTCATTCTGTGTTTAGGCATTGTCGTTCCATACAAACTCTACGAG AGCTTTACAGAATTGGAGTACCTACTTTTGGGATTGGTTTCAGCGGTTCCTTCTTTCTTGATACCAATGCTCTTTGTTGGGAAG gctGATAGCTTTTTGCCTTTGAAGGATCGTTATTGGGTCAAG GCCAGTTTATGGATTATACTCTTTAGCTATGTAGGGAATTACTTTTGGACCCACTATTTCTTCACAGTTTTGGGAGCTTCTTATACTTTTCCGTCATGGAAGATGAACAAT GTACCACACACAACTTTCCTTCTCACACACgcttgctttttattttatcatgttACATCAAACATGACACTTCGCAGACTCCGGCATTCTATTGCCGACTTGCCAGAGAAAATTCAGTGGATTTTTGAGGCTGCATGGATTTTGGCTCTTTCTTATTTCATAGCATACCTTGAGACTTTGGCTATTTCTAAT TTCCCTTATTATCAATTTGTGGACCGAGCATCCATGTACAAAATTGGCTCCTTGTTTTATGCCATCTACTTCATTGTAAGCTTCCCTATGTTTCTGAG AATTGATGAGAAACCTAGCAAACCATGGGACCTACCGAGAGTGGCGGTTGATGCTCTGGGTGCTGCTATGCTAGTTACAATAATACTTGATTTGTGGCGCCTCTTTCTAGGACCTATTGTTCCTGTTTCAGATTCAAAACAATGTCTTCAACCAGGACTGCCATGGTTTCCAGGACATGCCATTGAAACATGA